A window from Mus caroli chromosome 2, CAROLI_EIJ_v1.1, whole genome shotgun sequence encodes these proteins:
- the Map1a gene encoding microtubule-associated protein 1A isoform X1, with protein MATEAGTAGPGSVAMETTPELGLQSLGAPPAQNPAEPLCEAGAAVAAARWDLRKYSLLIVIGDIGTESQLRAVRAHLEQGILSWNIDLSSFDLNQQLRLFITRHLAHFSSEVKGQRTLCHQSETLETIILVNPTADSISSEVHHLLSSPSAHKLLILSGQTLEPEGDLILQSGTYSYQNFAQVLHKPEIAQLLSNRDPGIQAFLTVSCLGEGDWSHLGLSSSQEALRLRLNPEPVLPTMDGVAEFSEYVSETVDVPSPFDLLEPPTSGGFLKLSKPCCYIFPGGRGDSALFAVNGFNILVDGGSDRKSCFWKLVRHLDRIDSVLLTHIGADNLPGINGLLQRKVAELEEEQSQGSSSYSDWVKNLISPELGVVFFNVPDKLRLPDASRKAKRSIEEACLTLQHLNRLGIQAEPLYRVVSNTIEPLTLFHKMGVGRLDMYVLNPVKDSKEMQFLMQKWAGNSKAKTGIVLANGKEAEISVPYLTSITALVVWLPANPTEKIVRVLFPGNAPQNKILEGLEKLRHLDFLRYPVATQKDLAAGAVPANLKPSKIKHRADSKESLKAAPKTAMSKLAKREEVLEEGAKEARSELAKELAKSEKKAKEPSEKPPEKPSKPERVRTESSEALKAEKRKLIKDKVGKKHLKEKISKLEEKRDKEKKEIKKERKELKKEEGRKEEKKDAKKDEKRKDTKPELKKFSKPDLKPFTPEVRKTLYKAKAPGRIKVDKGRAARGEKELSSEPRTPPAQKGAAPPPAASGHRELALSSPEDLTQDFEELKREERGLLAEPRDMELGEKPLPADASEQGRPSTAIQVTQPSASVLEQEQVEREKEVVPDFPEDKGSKNRAPDSGAEVEREKETWEERKPREAELSPENIAAAREESEPEVKEDVIEKAELEEMEEIHPSDEEEEETKAESFYQKHMQEALKVIPKGREALGGRELGFQGKVPEKETASFLSSLATPAGAAEHVSYIQDETIPGYSETEQTISDEEIHDEPEERPAPPRFSTSTYDLSGPEGPGPFEASQSAESAVPATSSKTYGAPETELTYPPNMVAAPLAEEEHVSSATSITECDKLSSFATSVAEDQSVASLTAPQTEETGKSSLLLDTVTSIPSSRTEATQGLDYVPSAGTISPTSSLEEDKGFKSPPCEDFSVTGESEKKGESVGRGLTGEKAVGKEEKNVTASEKLSSQYAAVFGAPGHALHPGESALGEVEERCLSPDDSTVKMASPPPSGPPSAAHTPFHQSPVEEKSEPQDFQEDSWGDTKHTTGVSKEDAEEQAAKPGPEEAMSEEGKEPLSRSPQAQDTLGSLVGGQTGCTIQLLPEQDKAVVFETGEAGAASGAGSLPGEVTTALQEPVEPQKDELLGFTDQSFSPEDAESLSVLSVVSPDTAKQEATPRSPCTPKEQQLHKDLWPMVSPEDTQSLSFSEESPSKETSLDISSKQLSPESLGTLQFGELSLGKEEKGPLVKAEDNSCRLAPVSIPEPHTATVSPPTDEAAGEAGLTDESPAGNLPGSSFSHSALSGDRKHSPGEITGPSGHFMTTDSSLTKSPESLSSPAMEDLAMEWGGKAPGSEDRASEQKEEELERKSETLQQKDQILPEKAAVVHRDSVMHQKDEALDEENKPGGQQDKTSEQKGRDLDKKDTAAELGKGPETKGKDLDLEDQGLAEKDKASEQRGAALQQTQATEPRARAQEHRDLEQKDEHLELRDKTPEEKDKVLVLEDRAPEHIIPQPTQTDRAPEYRSKVDKEQKDEASEEKEQVLEQKDWARGKEGTALDQDNRAAGQKDGTLKEDKTQGQKSSFLEDKSTTPKEMTLDQKSPEKAKGVEQQDGAVPEKTRALGLEESPEEEGKAREQEEKYWKEQDVVQGWRETSPTRGEPVGGQKEPVPAWEGKSPEQEVRYWRDRDITLQQDAYWKELSCERKVWFPHELDGQGAHPRYSEERESTFLDEGPNEQEITPLQHTPRSPWASDFKDFQEPLPQKGLEVERWLAESPVGLPPEEEDKLSRSPFEIISPPASPPEMTGQRVPSAPGQESPVPDTKSTPPTRNEPTTPSWLAEIPPWVPKDRPLPPAPLSPAPAPPTPASDPHAPVPFSWGIAEYDSVVAAVQEGAAELEGGPYSPLGKDYRKAEGEREGEGGAGAPDSSSFSSKGPEVVESHTSRETEQTEPEQREPTPYPDERSFQYADIYEQMLLTGSGPACPTREPPLGASGDWPPHLSTKEEAAGRNKSAEKELSSPVSPPNHQSDTPTFSYASLAGPTIPPRQEPEPGPNVEPSFTPPAVPPRAPISLSQDPSPPLNGSTTSCSPDRRTPSPKEAGRSHWDDGTNDSDLEKGAREQPEKETQSPSPHHPMPVGHPSLWPETEAHSSLSSDSHLGPVRPSLDFPASAFGFSSLQPAPPQLPSPAEPRSAPCGSLAFSGDRALALVPGTPTRTRHDEYLEVTKAPSLDSSLPQLPSPSSPGAPLLSNLPRPASPALSEGSSSEATTPVISSVAERFPPGLEVAEQSSGELGPGNEPAAHSLWDLTPLSPAPLASRDLAPAPAPAPAPSLPGNLGDSTLPCRPECSGELTKKPSPFLSHSGDHEANGPGETSLNPPGFATATAEKEEAEALHAWERGSWPEGAERSSRPDTLLSSEQRPGKSSGGPPCSLSSEVEAGPQGCATDPRPHCGELSPSFLNPPLPPPTDDSDLSTEEARLAGKGGRRRAGRPGATGGPCPMADETPPTSASDSGSSQSDSDVPPETEECPSITAEAALDSDEDGDFLPVDKAGGVSGTHHPRPGHDPPPAPLPDPRPPPPRPDVCMADPEGLSSESGRVERLREKVQGRPGRKAPGRAKPASPARRLDIRGKRSPTPGKGPVDRTSRALPRPRSTPSQVTLEEKDGHSPMSKGLVNGLKAGSTALGSKGSSGPPVYVDLAYIPNHCSGKTADQDFFRRVRASYYVVSGNDPANGEPSRAVLDALLEGKAQWGENLQVTLIPTHDTEVTREWYQQTHEQQQQLNVLVLASSSTVVMQDESFPACKIEF; from the exons GCCAGAGGACCCTCTGCCACCAGAGTGAGACCCTCGAGACCATCATCCTAGTCAACCCCACCGCAGACAGCATCAGCTCAGAG GTTCACCATCTTCTTAGTAGCCCATCAGCTCACAAACTCCTCATCTTGAGTGGACAAACTTTAGAACCTGAGGGAGACCTTATCCTACAGAGTGGTACCTACTCATATCAAAACTTCGCCCAGGTTCTTCACAAACCTGAG ATTGCCCAGTTGCTTAGCAATAGAGACCCTGGGATCCAGGCCTTCCTCACTGTTTCCTGCTTAGGGGAGGGTGACTGGAGCCACCTGGGACTGTCTAGTTCCCAAGAGGCCTTGCGCCTCCGGCTAAACCCTGAGCCTGTGCTGCCCACCATGGATGGAGTGGCCGAGTTCTCAGAGTATGTCTCGGAGACTGTGGATGTGCCGTCCCCCTTTGACCTGCTTGAGCCCCCCACCTCAGGAGGCTTCCTCAAGCTCTCCAAGCCTTGCTGCTACATCTTCCCTGGTGGCCGTGGGGACTCTGCTCTCTTTGCTGTCAATGGCTTTAACATCCTGGTGGACGGCGGTTCTGATCGCAAGTCCTGCTTCTGGAAGCTGGTGCGACACCTGGACCGCATCGACTCGGTGCTGCTCACGCACATTGGGGCTGACAATCTGCCAGGCATCAACGGGCTCCTGCAGCGCAAGGTGGCAGAGCTAGAGGAGGAGCAGTCCCAGGGCTCCAGCAGCTACAGCGACTGGGTGAAGAACCTCATCTCCCCTGAGCTCGGAGTCGTGTTCTTCAATGTGCCTGATAAGCTCCGGCTGCCCGATGCCTCCCGCAAGGCCAAGCGCAGCATCGAGGAGGCCTGTCTCACCCTTCAGCACCTGAACCGTCTCGGCATCCAAGCCGAGCCTCTGTACCGGGTGGTCAGCAACACCATCGAGCCGCTGACCCTCTTCCACAAAATGGGTGTGGGGAGGCTGGACATGTATGTCCTCAACCCTGTCAAGGACAGTAAGGAGATGCAGTTCCTCATGCAGAAGTGGGCAGGCAACAGTAAAGCCAAGACAGGCATAGTGCTGGCCaatgggaaggaggcagagatctCCGTCCCCTACCTGACCTCCATCACTGCCCTGGTGGTATGGCTCCCAGCCAACCCTACTGAGAAGATTGTGCGTGTGCTTTTCCCGGGAAATGCTCCCCAGAACAAGATCTTGGAGGGCCTGGAAAAGCTGCGGCACCTGGACTTCCTGCGCTATCCTGTGGCGACACAGAAGGACCTGGCTGCTGGGGCCGTGCCTGCCAACTTGAAACCCAGCAAAATCAAGCATCGGGCCGACAGCAAGGAGAGCCTCAAAGCTGCCCCCAAGACAGCAATGAGCAAGCTGGCCAAACGGGAGGAGGTGTTAGAAGAGGGAGCCAAGGAGGCCCGCTCAGAGCTGGCCAAGGAGTTAGCCAAGtcggaaaagaaagcaaaagagccGTCCGAGAAGCCCCCAGAAAAACCCTCCAAGCCAGAGAGGGTGAGGACAGAGTCCAGCGAAGCACTGAAGGCTGAGAAGCGGAAGCTGATCAAGGATAAAGTGGGCAAGAAGCACCTGAAGGAAAAGATTTCAAagctggaggagaagagggacaaggagaagaaggagatcaagaaggaaaggaaggaactcaagaaggaggagggaaggaaggaggagaaaaaggacgCTAAGAAGGACGAAAAGAGGAAAGATACCAAACCGGAACTCAAGAAATTCTCTAAACCAGACCTGAAGCCTTTTACCCCTGAGGTCCGTAAGACCCTCTACAAAGCCAAGGCCCCTGGAAGGATCAAGGTGGACAAAGGCCGAGCTGCCCGTGGGGAAAAGGAGTTGTCTTCTGAGCCCCGGACACCCCCAGCCCAGAAGGGGGCTGCACCGCCTCCTGCTGCCAGTGGGCACAGAGAGTTGGCCTTGTCCTCACCAGAGGACCTCACACAGGACTTTGAGGAGTTGAAGCGTGAGGAGAGAGGTTTGTTGGCTGAACCAAGGGACATGGAACTGGGTGAGAAACCGCTCCCTGCAGATGCCTCCGAGCAGGGACGCCCAAGCACAGCCATCCAGGTGACCCAACCCTCTGCTTCAGTGCTGGAGCAAGAACAggtagaaagggagaaagaggttgTCCCAGACTTTCCGGAGGATAAAGGGAGCAAGAACAGAGCCCCAGACTCAGGTgctgaggtagagagagagaaagaaacctgggaggaaaggaagccGAGAGAAGCAGAGCTGAGCCCAGAGAACATTGCTGCGGCCAGGGAGGAGAGTGAACCTGAGGTAAAGGAGGATGTGATAGAAAAGGCTGAGttagaggagatggaggagattcATCCctcagatgaggaagaggaagagacaaaggCTGAGAGTTTTTATCAAAAACATATGCAGGAAGCCTTAAAGGTAATCCCAAAAGGCAGAGAGGCTCTTGGCGGCCGGGAACTGGGATTTCAGGGCAAGGTGCCTGAAAAGGAGACAGCATCCTTCCTGAGCAGCTTGGCCACACCTGCGGGAGCCGCTGAGCATGTCTCCTACATTCAGGATGAGACGATCCCTGGCTACTCAGAGACTGAGCAGACTATCTCAGATGAGGAGATCCACGACGAGCCGGAAGAACGCCCAGCCCCACCCCGATTCTCCACGAGTACCTATGACCTCTCTGGGCCTGAAGGTCCTGGTCCCTTTGAAGCCAGCCAGTCTGCAGAGAGTGCTGTTCCAGCCACCTCGAGCAAAACTTATGGGGCACCTGAGACTGAACTCACCTACCCTCCCAACATGGTCGCTGCCCCTCTGGCTGAAGAGGAACATGTGTCCTCAGCCACGTCAATCACGGAGTGTGACAAACTCTCTTCCTTTGCCACATCGGTGGCTGAGGACCAATCTGTGGCTTCACTCACAGCTCCCCAGACGGAGGAGACAGGCAAGAGCTCCCTGTTGCTCGACACCGTCACAAGTATTCCCTCTTCCCGCACTGAAGCCACTCAGGGCTTGGACTATGTGCCGTCAGCAGGCACCATCTCACCCACCTCTTCCCTGGAAGAAGACAAGGGCTTCAAGTCACCGCCCTGTGAGGATTTCTCTGTGACCGGGGAGTCggagaagaaaggagagtctGTGGGGAGAGGTTTGACCGGGGAGAAGGCtgtagggaaggaagaaaagaatgtaaCAGCGTCTGAGAAACTGTCCAGTCAGTATGCTGCCGTGTTTGGTGCCCCTGGACATGCCCTACATCCGGGGGAATCGGCCCTCGGAGAAGTGGAGGAACGGTGCCTCAGCCCAGATGATAGCACCGTGAAGATGGCTTCTCCTCCACCATCTGGCCCACCCAGTGCTGCCCACACGCCCTTTCATCAGTCCCCCGTGGAAGAAAAGTCTGAGCCTCAAGACTTCCAAGAAGATTCCTGGGGAGACACAAAGCACACCACTGGTGTGAGCAAGGAAGATGCTGAAGAGCAGGCAGCTAAGCCAGGGCCTGAGGAGgccatgtcagaagagggcaaagAACCTCTTTCCAGGAGCCCCCAAGCCCAGGACACACTTGGGAGCCTTGTTGGGGGTCAGACTGGCTGTACTATTCAACTGTTGCCAGAACAAGACAAAGCAGTGGTGTTTGAGActggagaggcaggggcagcttCAGGAGCAGGCAGCCTTCCTGGAGAAGTGACGACAGCACTTCAGGAACCCGTGGAACCTCAGAAAGATGAGCTACTTGGGTTTACTGATCAAAGCTTTTCCCCTGAAGATGCAGAGTCCCTGTCTGTCCTCAGTGTGGTCTCCCCAGACACTGCCAAACAAGAGGCCACCCCCAGGTCTCCCTGTACCCCGAAAGAGCAGCAGCTACACAAAGACCTTTGGCCAATGGTGTCCCCAGAAGACACCCAGTCACTTTCTTTCTCAGAAGAGAGTCCTAGCAAGGAGACCTCTCTGGATATCTCTTCTAAGCAGCTCTCTCCAGAAAGCCTTGGCACCCTCCAGTTTGGAGAACTAAgcctaggaaaggaagaaaaggggccTCTGGTGAAGGCGGAAGACAACTCTTGCCGCCTAGCTCCTGTGTCTATTCCAGAGCCCCACACAGCCACAGTGTCACCTCCCACAGATGAGGCTGCTGGAGAGGCAGGTCTCACAGATGAGAGCCCTGCTGGAAATTTACCTGGcagctctttctctcactctgcaCTGTCAGGCGACAGGAAACACTCACCTGGGGAGATCACGGGCCCCAGTGGACACTTTATGACAACTGATAGCTCCCTCACCAAGAGTCCCGAGTCTTTGTCAAGTCCCGCCATGGAGGACCTGGCCATGGAGTGGGGGGGTAAAGCTCCGGGGTCGGAAGACAGAGCCAgtgaacagaaggaggaggaactcGAGCGAAAGAGTGAAACCCTACAGCAGAAGGACCAGATTTTGCCGGAGAAGGCTGCTGTTGTCCATCGGGACTCAGTCATGCATCAGAAGGACGAGGCTCTAGATGAAGAGAACAAGCCTGGAGGACAGCAGGATAAGACTTCagaacagaaaggcagagacttGGACAAAAAAGACACGGCTGCAGAGCTGGGCAAAGGCCCAGAAACCAAAGGCAAAGACTTAGATCTAGAGGACCAGGGCCTGGCAGAGAAGGACAAGGCCTCAGAACAAAGGGGTGCAGCCCTGCAACAGACCCAGGCCACTGAACCAAGAGCCAGAGCACAAGAGCACAGAGATTTAGAACAAAAGGACGAGCATTTAGAGCTGAGAGATAAGACTCCTGAAGAGAAAGATAAAGTGTTAGTACTGGAAGACAGGGCTCCAGAGCACATCATCCCCCAaccaacacagacagacagagctccAGAATACAGAAGCAAGGTTGATAAAGAACAGAAGGATGAGGCCTcggaagagaaagaacaggttTTAGAACAAAAAGACTGGGCCCGAGGAAAAGAGGGTACTGCCTTGGACCAAGACAACAGGGCTGCCGGACAGAAAGATGGGAccctaaaagaagacaaaactCAGGGGCAGAAGAGCTCTTTCCTGGAAGATAAAAGTACAACACCAAAAGAGATGACCCTTGACCAAAAGTCTCCAGAAAAGGCCAAAGGTGTGGAGCAGCAGGATGGAGCTGTCCCGGAGAAGACCAGAGCTTTGGGGCTGGAAGAGAGCCCAGAAGAGGAGGGCAAGGCTCGAGAGCAGGAAGAGAAATACTGGAAGGAGCAGGATGTGGTCCAGGGATGGCGAGAAACATCTCCAACCAGAGGAGAGCCAGTGGGAGGCCAGAAAGAGCCTGTTCCAGCCTGGGAGGGCAAGTCTCCTGAGCAGGAAGTCAGGTATTGGAGGGACAGAGACATAACCCTACAGCAGGATGCGTACTGGAAGGAGCTAAGCTGTGAGAGGAAGGTCTGGTTCCCCCATGAGCTAGATGGCCAAGGAGCCCATCCACGGTACTCTGAGGAACGTGAAAGTACGTTTCTTGATGAGGGGCCAAATGAACAAGAAATAACCCCACTGCAGCACACTCCCCGGAGTCCCTGGGCCTCGGATTTCAAGGATTTCCAGGAGCCCCTGCCACAGAAGGGGCTGGAAGTAGAGCGCTGGCTTGCTGAGTCGCCAGTTGGCTTGCCACCAGAGGAGGAGGACAAACTGTCTCGCTCTCCCTTTGAGATCATCTCCCCTCCAGCATCCCCACCTGAGATGACTGGACAGAGGGTTCCCTCAGCTCCAGGACAGGAAAGCCCTGTTCCAGACACTAAGTCCACACCACCCACGAGGAATGAACCTACCACCCCATCATGGCTAGCTGAGATCCCACCATGGGTACCTAAGGACAGGCCCCTGCCTCCTGCacccctctctccagctccagctcccccGACACCGGCCTCAGACCCACATGCTCCTGTGCCCTTCTCCTGGGGCATCGCTGAATATGACAGTGTGGTGGCTGCGGTGCAGGAGGGGGCAGCCGAGTTGGAAGGTGGCCCATACTCCCCCCTAGGGAAGGACTATCGCAAAgctgaaggggaaagggaaggagagggtgggGCTGGAGCTCCTGACAGCAGCTCCTTCAGTTCAAAGGGCCCAGAGGTTGTGGAGAGTCACACCTCCAGGGAGACTGAACAGACTGAGCCAGAGCAGAGGGAGCCCACACCCTATCCCGACGAGAGGAGCTTTCAGTATGCAGACATCTACGAAcagatgctgcttactgggtcGGGCCCTGCTTGCCCCACCAGGGAGCCTCCACTGGGGGCATCTGGGGATTGGCCCCCACACCTCTCAACCAAGGAGGAGGCTGCTGGCCGCAATAAGTCTGCAGAGAAGGAGCTTTCATCCCCTGTGTCGCCCCCAAACCACCAATCTGACACTCCAACGTTTAGCTATGCATCTCTGGCAGGACCCACTATACCTCCCAGGCAAGAACCGGAGCCAGGGCCCAATGTGGAGCCCAGCTTCACCCCTCCTGCAGTGCCCCCTCGTGCCCCTATCTCCCTGAGCCAAGACCCAAGTCCCCCTCTTAATGGAAGCACTACGAGCTGTAGCCCAGACAGGAGGACCCCATCCCCAAAGGAAGCAGGCCGAAGTCACTGGGATGATGGTACTAATGACTCAGACCTGGAGAAGGGGGCTCGGGAACAGCCCGAGAAAGAGACCCAGTCCCCAAGTCCCCATCACCCCATGCCTGTGGGCCACCCTTCACTGTGGCCTGAAACTGAGGCGCATAGCAGCCTTTCCTCAGACTCTCACCTAGGACCTGTCCGACCAAGTCTGGACTTCCCTGCTTCAGCCTTTGGCTTCTCCTCCTTGCAGCCTGCTCCCCCTCAGCTGCCCTCTCCGGCTGAACCCCGCTCCGCACCCTGTGGCTCTCTTGCCTTCTCTGGGGACCGAGCTCTGGCCCTGGTTCCAGGAACTCCAACCAGAACCCGACATGATGAGTACCTGGAAGTGACCAAGGCACCCAGCCTGGATTCCTCACTGCCCCAACTCCCATCACCCAGCTCGCCGGGGGCCCCTCTTCTCTCCAATCTACCCCGACCTGCCTCGCCAGCCTTGTCTGAAGGGTCCTCTTCTGAGGCTACCACGCCTGTGATTTCAAGTGTGGCTGAACGCTTCCCTCCAGGTCTAGAGGTGGCTGAACAGAGTTCAGGAGAATTGGGCCCAGGAAACGAGCCAGCTGCCCACAGCCTCTGGGACCTCACTCCTCTGAGCCCAGCCCCCTTAGCTTCCCGGGAcctggctccagctccagctccagctccagctccaagcCTGCCTGGAAACTTGGGTGACAGTACCCTGCCTTGCCGCCCGGAGTGCTCAGGGGAACTCACCAAGAAGCCAAGCCCCTTCCTGAGCCACTCTGGAGATCATGAAGCCAATGGCCCAGGAGAAACCAGCCTTAATCCCCCAGGGTTTGCCACAGCCACAGCAGAAAAAGAAGAGGCTGAAGCCCTTCATGCTTGGGAACGAGGGTCCTGGCCCGAGGGAGCGGAGAGGAGCTCCCGGCCGGATACACTTCTCTCATCAGAGCAGCGTCCTGGAAAGAGCTCCGGGGGTCCACCCTGCAGTCTTTCTTCTGAAGTTGAGGCTGGACCTCAGGGATGTGCTACAGACCCCCGCCCCCACTGCGGGGAGCTTTCCCCCTCATTCCTGAAccctcctctgcccccacccACAGATGACAGTGACCTTTCAACGGAAGAAGCTCGGCTGGCAGGAAAAGGAGGGCGGCGCCGGGCAGGGAGGCCAGGGGCCACAGGAGGTCCATGCCCTATGGCTGATGAGACACCCCCCACATCAGCCAGCGACTCAGGCTCCTCACAATCAGATTCTGATGTCCCACCAGAAACTGAGGAGTGTCCATCCATCACAGCTGAGGCAGCCCTTGACTCAGATGAAGATGGGGACTTCTTGCCTGTGGACAAAGCTGGGGGAGTTAGTGGAACTCACCACCCCAGACCTGGCCATgacccacccccagcccccctACCAGACCCCCGCCCACCCCCTCCCCGACCGGATGTTTGCATGGCTGACCCCGAGGGGCTCAGCTCAGAGTCTGGGAGAGTTGAGAGACTACGGGAAAAGGTGCAGGGACGACCTGGCCGTAAGGCCCCTGGCCGGGCCAAGCCTGCATCTCCTGCTCGACGTCTGGATATTCGGGGAAAACGGTCACCTACTCCTGGCAAAGGGCCTGTAGATCGAACATCCCGGGCCCTACCCCGACCACGGAGCACCCCAAGCCAGGTCACCTTAGAAGAAAAGGATGGTCACAGCCCCATGTCTAAAGGCTTAGTCAATGGCCTCAAGGCAGGATCCA CAGCCTTGGGGTCCAAGGGTAGCTCTGGCCCTCCTGTGTATGTGGATCTTGCCTATATCCCAAATCACTGCAGCGGCAAGACTGCTGATCAGGACTTCTTCCGCCGAGTGCGTGCATCCTACTATGTGGTCAGTGGAAATGACCCTGCCAATGGGGAGCCAAGCCGGGCTGTGCTGGATGCCCTGCTGGAAGGCAAGGCCCAATGGGGGGAGAACCTTCAG gTGACTCTGATTCCCACTCATGACACGGAGGTGACTCGTGAGTGGTATCAGCAGACACACGAGCAACAGCAGCAACTGAACGTCCTGGTCCTGGCTAGCAGCAGCACTGTGGTGATGCAGGACGAGTCCTTTCCAGCCTGCAAGATTGAGTTCTGA